One stretch of Aerosakkonema funiforme FACHB-1375 DNA includes these proteins:
- a CDS encoding HBL/NHE enterotoxin family protein, translated as MTLSRTINPSKVAKNLLVPRYIKDDISKTSGALLLMQTYATRILQQSELNLNLHDCQAIASDLNFDRELCDRHANHILNSLTPSLISGISDIDNYAQLFQDFYLKFLEIAPKIDKQNDAFFRLIALLDRLEMEAKRRKDTAQKMVQALHNFNAKIKSDKDNFSGELERLNQKVTNPIEVVDNLADTSKALQQEIQKKITGVLAASLLIISGAGVIGFECLSALSSNTTAISIILSGISVIIAGSGALIHIGSSLVDYGKKLRTNSQQNTGIYTDIASANSLAEDFDSLCETTNYILESHKSLSLEWSSIVTGIRRFKQEIIRAYEPSKIAHLEDYLNFASREWHIISQRAQKMLFRVAYLKPEEVNQVLNLANQNISSIDSIGNPEFAAENVLSSFAYKQAR; from the coding sequence ATGACTTTATCGAGAACAATCAATCCATCAAAAGTAGCTAAAAACCTCCTCGTACCCAGATACATAAAGGACGATATCTCAAAAACAAGCGGCGCTCTGCTATTAATGCAAACATACGCCACACGGATACTCCAACAATCGGAATTAAACTTGAATTTGCACGATTGCCAAGCAATTGCTAGCGATTTAAATTTTGATCGAGAATTATGCGATCGGCACGCCAATCATATTTTAAATTCCCTGACACCTTCTCTTATTTCAGGGATCTCAGATATTGATAATTATGCCCAATTATTTCAAGATTTTTATCTAAAATTTCTTGAGATAGCTCCCAAAATTGACAAACAAAACGATGCCTTTTTTCGCCTAATCGCTTTATTAGATCGATTAGAAATGGAAGCAAAAAGAAGAAAAGATACGGCTCAGAAGATGGTGCAAGCATTACATAATTTTAATGCTAAAATTAAGAGTGATAAAGATAATTTTTCTGGTGAATTGGAAAGATTAAACCAAAAGGTCACCAATCCCATCGAAGTAGTTGACAACCTTGCCGATACAAGCAAAGCTCTTCAACAAGAAATACAGAAAAAGATTACTGGCGTTCTCGCAGCATCATTGTTGATTATTAGCGGTGCGGGGGTAATTGGATTTGAGTGTCTTAGCGCTCTTTCCTCAAACACGACGGCAATCTCAATTATCCTGAGTGGGATATCGGTAATTATTGCCGGATCGGGAGCATTAATTCATATCGGTAGCTCTCTCGTAGATTATGGTAAGAAACTGCGGACAAATTCCCAACAAAATACAGGGATATACACAGATATTGCCTCAGCAAACAGTCTAGCAGAGGATTTTGATTCATTGTGCGAAACCACAAATTACATACTAGAATCTCACAAGTCCCTCAGTCTAGAATGGTCATCGATCGTTACTGGTATTAGGAGATTTAAACAAGAAATAATTCGCGCATACGAGCCGTCAAAAATTGCCCACCTAGAAGACTATTTAAACTTTGCTAGTAGAGAGTGGCATATCATCAGCCAAAGAGCGCAAAAAATGCTATTCCGCGTTGCCTATCTCAAGCCAGAAGAGGTAAATCAGGTGCTAAATTTAGCAAATCAAAATATCAGTTCGATCGATTCGATCGGAAATCCCGAATTTGCTGCTGAAAATGTTCTATCTTCTTTTGCTTATAAACAAGCCAGATAA
- a CDS encoding AAA-like domain-containing protein: protein MIVLQHQHKEKRKRGVILTLQGLQKLEAAKAESEFEDNSGNRYTLEQMSARTRLAINTVMKIYAREVGVDRSTLKRCFSAFNLVLESNDYSWVFPQGEEVEEPEIPQPQEKEEKDMEPELPGGQVPLNSPFYVERDSIESECYKAVLQPGALIRIQAPRRMGKSSLMARILQKAAEQGYRTITIDFQIADREIFQDLDKFLRWFCANVGLGLQLRNQIADYWDELFGSQVSCKMYFEQYLLPSTTKPIVLALDDIDRLFAYPNLASDFFGLLRTWHEEAKNREIWRKLRLVAVHSTQMYISLTANKSPFNVGLPIELPPFNSEQVQDLAKRQGLDWSAEDAKQLTAFVNGNPYLVRLALYHIGHGDVTLEQVLQTSGISTGIYGDRLQRELWNLQQEPDLLSAFVRVVNSNTPVELDFVEAFKLQSMGLVNLQGNQATVSCELYRQYFGDRFSNS from the coding sequence ATGATAGTCTTGCAACACCAACATAAAGAAAAGCGCAAACGCGGTGTAATCCTTACCCTACAAGGATTGCAGAAGTTAGAAGCAGCTAAAGCCGAGTCAGAATTCGAGGACAACAGCGGCAATCGGTATACTTTGGAACAAATGAGCGCTCGCACGCGGTTAGCCATCAATACCGTGATGAAGATCTACGCTCGCGAGGTAGGGGTCGATCGCAGCACCCTGAAAAGGTGCTTCAGCGCTTTTAATCTGGTTCTGGAGTCAAATGATTATTCCTGGGTGTTTCCGCAAGGTGAGGAAGTGGAAGAACCGGAAATCCCACAACCACAAGAAAAAGAAGAAAAAGACATGGAGCCGGAATTACCGGGGGGTCAAGTTCCCCTCAATTCGCCTTTTTATGTGGAGCGCGATTCAATCGAATCTGAGTGTTACAAGGCAGTTTTGCAACCGGGAGCGCTGATTCGCATCCAAGCTCCCCGGCGAATGGGGAAATCTTCCCTGATGGCGCGGATTCTTCAGAAAGCTGCCGAGCAAGGTTATCGGACAATTACGATCGATTTTCAGATAGCGGATAGAGAGATTTTTCAAGATTTGGATAAATTCTTGCGGTGGTTCTGCGCTAACGTCGGTTTGGGTTTGCAACTTCGCAATCAAATCGCGGATTATTGGGATGAGCTTTTTGGCAGTCAGGTTAGTTGCAAGATGTACTTCGAGCAGTATTTGCTACCATCAACAACCAAACCGATAGTGTTAGCTTTGGACGATATCGATCGCTTGTTTGCTTATCCCAACTTAGCGAGCGACTTTTTCGGACTTTTGCGAACTTGGCACGAGGAAGCCAAAAATCGGGAAATTTGGCGAAAACTGCGTTTAGTTGCGGTACACTCCACTCAGATGTATATCTCGCTGACTGCCAATAAATCGCCTTTTAATGTAGGACTGCCGATCGAACTACCCCCATTTAACAGCGAGCAAGTGCAGGATTTGGCCAAACGGCAAGGACTGGATTGGTCAGCCGAAGATGCCAAACAACTGACAGCTTTCGTAAACGGCAATCCCTATTTAGTACGATTAGCGCTTTATCATATCGGGCACGGGGATGTTACTCTAGAGCAAGTTTTGCAAACCTCTGGTATCTCAACGGGAATTTATGGCGATCGCCTACAACGAGAGCTGTGGAACTTACAACAAGAGCCAGATTTACTATCAGCTTTTGTGCGAGTTGTCAACAGCAACACACCTGTGGAGTTGGATTTTGTGGAGGCATTTAAGTTGCAAAGTATGGGATTG